A window of Actinobacillus suis ATCC 33415 contains these coding sequences:
- a CDS encoding AmpG family muropeptide MFS transporter, producing the protein MTASHSAPQTSIWRQIFTKNMLLCIYTGFCSGLPLFVLIQLMPAWFTSANLDIKTIAAFTLTSLPYTWKFLWAALLDRYFPPFLGRRRSWIFLSQLGLLAILASFGFFDPVADIGIITVLSVILAFLSATQDIVVDAYRREILSDNELGLGNSIHVNAYRIAGLIPGGLSLFLADHYPWQTVFLITAAFMLPCLLVTLFADEPQSKPIDRSKPFYTAFVDPFKEFFSRKGVWGAVGLILFIFLYKLGDSLATSLQTKFILDMGFTKSHIAAVVKTTSLWCSIGGGIIGGIAMLKLGVNRALWIFGTVQLITILGFAYLASFEYFPTASIGSAELFKLGIVMAGEYLGVGLGTAAFVAFMARETNPMYTAMQLAIFTSLAALPSKFLGAYTGHLVEAFGYYQFFWICFFVAIPGMLMLIKVAPWKAPES; encoded by the coding sequence ATGACCGCTTCTCATTCAGCCCCTCAGACCTCAATTTGGCGACAAATTTTTACTAAAAATATGTTGCTTTGTATTTATACCGGTTTTTGTTCCGGCTTACCTTTATTTGTGCTTATCCAATTAATGCCGGCTTGGTTTACCTCAGCAAATCTTGATATTAAAACCATCGCCGCCTTTACTTTAACCTCATTGCCCTATACATGGAAATTCTTGTGGGCAGCATTATTGGATCGCTATTTTCCACCGTTTTTAGGCCGCCGCCGCAGTTGGATTTTTCTTTCTCAATTAGGCTTATTGGCAATTCTAGCCAGTTTTGGCTTTTTTGATCCGGTAGCGGATATCGGTATTATTACCGTGCTTTCAGTAATTTTAGCCTTTCTGTCTGCTACACAAGATATTGTGGTAGATGCTTATCGCCGAGAAATCTTATCGGACAATGAATTGGGCTTAGGCAATTCCATTCATGTGAACGCTTATCGTATCGCCGGTCTAATACCGGGCGGTTTATCGCTTTTCTTGGCGGATCATTATCCATGGCAAACGGTATTTCTTATTACCGCCGCCTTTATGTTACCTTGCCTATTGGTAACGCTCTTTGCAGATGAGCCGCAAAGTAAACCGATTGACCGTAGTAAACCGTTTTATACGGCGTTTGTTGATCCGTTTAAGGAGTTTTTCAGCCGTAAAGGTGTATGGGGTGCAGTAGGACTTATCCTATTTATTTTCTTATATAAGCTCGGTGATTCGCTAGCGACTTCATTACAAACCAAATTTATTTTAGATATGGGCTTTACCAAATCGCATATTGCGGCGGTGGTAAAAACAACTTCGCTTTGGTGTAGTATCGGTGGTGGGATTATCGGCGGAATAGCAATGCTCAAGCTGGGAGTAAATCGTGCGTTATGGATTTTCGGAACGGTACAGTTAATTACCATTTTGGGTTTTGCCTATCTTGCAAGTTTTGAGTATTTTCCGACCGCTTCTATCGGTTCAGCCGAATTATTTAAATTAGGTATTGTAATGGCGGGTGAGTATCTTGGTGTCGGGTTAGGTACAGCAGCCTTTGTCGCTTTTATGGCACGAGAAACCAATCCGATGTATACCGCAATGCAATTAGCGATTTTTACTAGCCTCGCCGCACTGCCAAGTAAATTTTTAGGCGCTTATACCGGACATTTGGTCGAAGCCTTCGGCTATTATCAGTTTTTCTGGATTTGTTTCTTTGTTGCCATTCCGGGAATGTTGATGTTGATTAAAGTTGCACCGTGGAAAGCACCTGAATCGTAA
- a CDS encoding TIGR01777 family oxidoreductase, with protein MKILITGGTGFIGQRLVEALLAQGHSLTLVTRQSNPKVTFTQAVEFCQNLASFTNLNGFDAVINLAGEPIFERAWTSAQKQRLSESRLQITSLLVKLIQASQTPPHTFISGSATGYYGNVRSDSLMDESAACGTNFSAELCRQWEAVALQAESPRTRVCLIRTGMVLAPQGGALLKMLPLYRLNLAGKLGFGQQHWAWIALEDHIQAVLFLLKNANCRGPFNLVAPHPVTNAEFNARLAAYLKRCAWFAVPAFILKLILGERSQLLLDNQPLVPTKLLANGFRFRQSDLDFKQIFEQ; from the coding sequence ATGAAAATTTTAATTACCGGCGGAACGGGTTTTATCGGACAGCGTTTAGTCGAGGCGTTATTAGCGCAAGGACATTCATTAACACTGGTTACCCGCCAATCGAATCCAAAGGTTACTTTTACGCAAGCGGTCGAATTTTGTCAAAATCTTGCAAGTTTTACGAATTTGAACGGATTTGATGCTGTCATTAATTTGGCTGGAGAGCCGATTTTTGAGCGAGCGTGGACTTCGGCACAAAAACAGCGGTTATCGGAGAGCCGCCTACAAATCACGTCATTATTAGTAAAACTGATTCAGGCAAGTCAAACTCCCCCACATACTTTTATTTCAGGTTCAGCAACCGGTTATTACGGCAATGTTCGTTCTGACTCCTTAATGGATGAATCTGCAGCTTGTGGTACGAATTTTAGTGCAGAGCTTTGTCGACAATGGGAAGCGGTAGCATTACAGGCGGAGAGTCCAAGAACACGAGTATGTTTAATTAGAACGGGAATGGTGCTTGCTCCACAGGGTGGCGCATTACTAAAAATGTTGCCGTTATATCGGTTAAATTTAGCCGGTAAGCTTGGCTTTGGGCAGCAACATTGGGCGTGGATTGCTTTGGAAGATCACATACAAGCGGTCTTATTTTTATTGAAAAATGCAAATTGCAGAGGTCCATTTAACCTCGTTGCACCTCATCCGGTTACGAATGCAGAATTTAACGCTCGTTTAGCTGCTTATTTGAAACGTTGTGCGTGGTTTGCCGTGCCAGCGTTTATACTTAAATTGATTTTAGGCGAGCGTTCGCAATTATTATTGGATAATCAACCGCTTGTTCCCACAAAATTATTGGCAAATGGCTTTAGATTCCGACAGTCCGATTTAGATTTTAAACAGATCTTTGAGCAATAA
- the argR gene encoding transcriptional regulator ArgR: protein MEKLDNLSEAFKALLKQEKFGSQGEIVNALQELGFENINQSKVSRMLSKFGAVRTRNTKMEMVYQLPAELGVPTTSSPLKNLVVDIDYNDVLIVVKTSPGAAQLIARLLDSMGKSEGILGTIAGDDTIFITPTRSTAMEDLIQNITELFESSL from the coding sequence ATGGAAAAGCTTGATAATTTATCAGAAGCATTTAAAGCGTTGCTAAAACAAGAAAAATTCGGTTCTCAAGGCGAGATTGTGAATGCATTGCAAGAATTAGGCTTTGAAAATATTAATCAGTCTAAAGTATCACGTATGCTTTCTAAATTCGGTGCGGTAAGAACACGTAATACCAAGATGGAAATGGTCTATCAATTACCTGCCGAATTAGGTGTGCCGACAACCTCCAGCCCTTTAAAGAATTTAGTCGTTGATATTGATTATAATGATGTGCTAATTGTCGTAAAAACTAGTCCGGGCGCAGCACAATTAATTGCTCGTTTATTGGATTCAATGGGAAAAAGCGAAGGCATTTTAGGCACGATTGCCGGTGATGATACGATTTTTATTACTCCAACACGCTCAACAGCCATGGAAGATCTAATCCAAAATATTACTGAGTTATTTGAGTCATCGCTCTAA
- a CDS encoding TonB-dependent siderophore receptor yields the protein MKRNQLTIAVLAAISSFAYANPEQSKETMELSEIVVTDRQGAKVQTNIVTLAEKNERTETDLRGLLSKEPSIEFAGGNGTSQFLTIRGMGQNSVDIKVDGASSDSQILYHQGRFIIDPSLLKSVSVQKGAGSASAGIGATNGAIIVKTVDALDLLKNSERDYGFKLNSGYSSNDGHSYGATVFGKAGNFDALLSFNRNDEDNYKAGRNFVNGLDGSNKVPYSGLDKRNYIAKLGATFGDHRFVLSHLQDQHRGERLVREEFATFSAANNPRLSVARQSPSYRETTLSNTNLEYIGKNLGFINELTANAYLMKNKRYSADDSGCGYCGSVKGPTTTVIKTQGANVNFDSFIGEDILVKYGINYRNQEIEPHTKRPFVTNNPEKTDTGAYVEMISGINDFTFTTGLRYDYFDMKANDGVKASDGKWNPSVGLIYQATPELSLSANHNYASRSPRLYDALMVGLRRVSVDPNIEAERARNTEIGFNYNNGDFTFEGSYFWQKVNNLIVNPQARHDANGNIINGITQAVNDGYSKNHGYELNAAYRYEGLTARFGVSESKPRFYLNDTKVNSTLNPEFAVQVGRTWTAGLAYRFENPNLELGWKGRYVEDEDGYALANADETIANTHRDSYINHDFYVNWKPLKNDSLNVNLALNNAFNKFYYPHSQRGTTLPAVGRDFRLNVNYTF from the coding sequence GTGAAAAGAAATCAACTCACTATTGCAGTATTAGCCGCTATCAGTTCATTTGCTTATGCAAATCCAGAACAATCAAAAGAAACGATGGAGTTATCTGAAATTGTTGTAACCGATCGTCAAGGTGCTAAAGTGCAAACCAATATTGTGACACTAGCTGAAAAAAATGAACGTACTGAAACAGATTTACGAGGTTTACTTTCAAAAGAACCTTCAATTGAATTTGCCGGAGGTAATGGTACATCTCAATTCTTAACCATTCGTGGTATGGGGCAAAACTCGGTAGATATTAAAGTGGATGGCGCATCATCTGATAGCCAAATTTTATATCACCAAGGACGTTTTATTATTGATCCATCACTCTTAAAAAGTGTTTCGGTACAAAAAGGTGCTGGTTCAGCAAGTGCTGGTATTGGTGCCACAAACGGTGCGATTATCGTAAAAACGGTTGATGCTTTAGATCTCTTGAAAAATAGTGAGCGTGATTACGGATTTAAATTAAATAGCGGTTACTCTAGCAATGATGGCCACTCTTATGGTGCAACAGTTTTTGGTAAAGCAGGTAACTTTGATGCATTACTTTCTTTCAACCGCAATGACGAAGATAATTACAAAGCAGGTAGAAACTTCGTAAACGGCTTAGATGGTAGCAATAAAGTTCCTTACAGCGGATTAGATAAACGTAATTATATTGCTAAATTGGGTGCAACTTTTGGTGATCATCGTTTTGTATTAAGTCATTTACAAGATCAACATCGTGGTGAGCGTTTAGTACGAGAAGAGTTCGCTACATTTAGTGCAGCCAATAATCCTCGTCTTAGTGTTGCTCGCCAATCACCATCTTATCGAGAAACAACCTTAAGCAATACCAATCTTGAATATATCGGTAAAAACTTAGGTTTTATTAATGAATTAACTGCAAATGCGTATTTAATGAAGAATAAACGCTATTCTGCTGATGATAGCGGTTGTGGATATTGCGGTAGCGTTAAAGGCCCTACAACAACTGTAATTAAAACTCAAGGTGCGAATGTAAACTTTGATTCATTCATTGGTGAAGACATCTTAGTTAAATACGGTATAAATTACCGTAATCAGGAAATTGAACCGCATACTAAACGCCCATTTGTAACTAATAATCCGGAAAAAACCGATACTGGCGCTTACGTTGAGATGATTAGTGGTATCAACGATTTCACCTTTACAACCGGTTTACGTTACGATTATTTCGATATGAAAGCGAATGACGGTGTGAAAGCGTCTGATGGTAAATGGAATCCAAGTGTCGGTTTAATTTATCAAGCAACACCTGAATTAAGTCTGAGTGCAAACCATAACTATGCATCACGTAGCCCTCGTTTATACGATGCATTAATGGTTGGCTTAAGACGTGTATCAGTAGATCCAAATATCGAAGCAGAGCGTGCGCGTAATACTGAAATCGGTTTCAACTATAATAATGGCGACTTTACTTTTGAAGGTAGCTACTTCTGGCAAAAAGTAAATAACTTAATTGTTAACCCTCAAGCAAGACATGATGCAAATGGCAATATCATTAACGGTATTACACAAGCAGTAAATGACGGTTACTCTAAAAACCACGGTTATGAGTTAAATGCTGCTTATCGCTATGAAGGCTTAACCGCTCGCTTCGGTGTATCAGAAAGCAAACCAAGATTCTACTTAAATGATACAAAAGTTAATTCTACTTTAAATCCAGAATTTGCCGTACAAGTAGGTCGTACTTGGACTGCAGGTTTAGCTTATCGCTTTGAAAACCCTAATTTAGAACTAGGTTGGAAAGGTCGTTATGTAGAAGATGAAGATGGCTATGCACTAGCGAATGCAGACGAAACTATCGCAAATACACATCGTGATAGCTATATCAACCATGATTTCTACGTTAACTGGAAACCATTGAAAAACGATAGCTTAAATGTGAATTTGGCATTAAATAATGCATTCAATAAATTCTATTATCCACACAGCCAACGTGGTACAACTTTACCGGCTGTTGGACGTGATTTCCGTCTAAACGTAAACTATACTTTCTAA
- the adk gene encoding adenylate kinase, producing MKIILLGAPGAGKGTQAQFIMNKFGIPQISTGDMFRAAIKEGTELGKQAKALMDEGKLVPDELTVALVKDRIAQPDCANGFLLDGFPRTLPQADALKDSGVKIDLVLEFDVADEVIVERMSGRRVHQPSGRTYHVVYNPPKVEGKDDVTGEDLIIRQDDKPETVLERLAIYHKQTKPLIAYYTAEAEAGNTRYERLDGTKPVEEVSAELAKILG from the coding sequence ATGAAAATTATCCTATTAGGTGCGCCGGGTGCAGGTAAAGGTACACAAGCACAATTTATTATGAACAAATTTGGTATTCCGCAAATTTCAACAGGCGATATGTTCCGTGCGGCAATTAAAGAAGGTACAGAGCTTGGTAAACAAGCAAAAGCGTTAATGGATGAAGGTAAATTAGTACCGGATGAATTAACCGTTGCATTAGTAAAAGATCGTATCGCGCAACCGGATTGCGCAAATGGCTTCTTGTTAGATGGTTTCCCACGTACGCTTCCGCAAGCGGATGCATTAAAAGATTCAGGCGTTAAAATTGACTTAGTATTAGAGTTTGATGTAGCGGATGAAGTGATTGTTGAGCGTATGAGCGGTCGTCGTGTACACCAACCGTCAGGCCGTACTTATCACGTAGTTTATAATCCACCGAAAGTTGAAGGTAAAGATGATGTAACCGGCGAAGATTTAATTATTCGTCAAGATGATAAGCCTGAAACAGTATTAGAACGTTTAGCTATTTATCACAAACAAACTAAACCATTAATTGCTTACTATACAGCAGAAGCTGAAGCGGGTAATACACGTTATGAGCGTTTAGACGGCACAAAACCGGTTGAAGAAGTAAGCGCTGAATTAGCAAAAATTTTAGGTTAA
- the galE gene encoding UDP-glucose 4-epimerase GalE, which produces MAILVTGGAGYIGSHTLVELLNANREIVVLDNLSNSSEVSLERVKQITGKTVTFYQGDILDRDILRKIFSENKIESVIHFAGLKAVGESVREPLRYYQNNVTGSIVLVEEMLAAGVNTIVFSSSATVYGDPQIIPIVESCPVGGTTNPYGTSKYMVERVLEDTVKAFPQLSAVVLRYFNPVGAHESGLIGEDPNGIPNNLLPYISQVAVGKLKELSVFGSDYETHDGTGVRDYIHVVDLALGHLKALDKHQGDAGFHVYNLGTGTGYSVLDMVKAFETANDIKVPYKLVDRRPGDIAVCYSEPSKALKELGWKTERGLEQMMKDTWNWQKNNPNGYKG; this is translated from the coding sequence ATGGCTATTTTAGTGACTGGTGGTGCGGGTTATATCGGTTCGCATACGCTCGTTGAATTATTAAATGCAAATCGTGAAATTGTCGTGTTAGATAATTTATCTAATTCCAGCGAAGTTTCTTTGGAACGTGTAAAACAGATCACAGGAAAAACGGTAACTTTTTATCAAGGCGATATTTTAGACCGTGATATTTTGCGTAAAATTTTTTCAGAAAATAAAATTGAATCTGTTATCCACTTTGCAGGTTTAAAAGCGGTAGGTGAAAGTGTGCGTGAGCCACTACGTTACTATCAAAATAATGTAACGGGTTCTATCGTTTTAGTCGAAGAAATGTTAGCGGCAGGTGTGAATACAATTGTATTCAGTTCATCTGCAACAGTTTACGGTGATCCGCAAATTATTCCGATTGTAGAATCTTGTCCGGTTGGTGGTACGACAAATCCATACGGTACATCAAAATATATGGTTGAGCGAGTATTGGAAGATACAGTAAAAGCGTTCCCACAATTAAGTGCGGTAGTGTTACGTTATTTCAATCCGGTAGGGGCGCATGAAAGTGGTTTAATCGGTGAAGATCCGAACGGTATCCCAAATAACTTATTGCCTTATATTAGCCAAGTTGCAGTCGGTAAATTAAAAGAACTTTCAGTATTCGGTAGCGATTATGAAACACACGATGGCACTGGTGTACGTGACTATATCCACGTGGTAGACCTAGCATTAGGACATTTAAAAGCGTTGGATAAACACCAAGGCGATGCCGGTTTCCATGTTTATAATTTAGGTACAGGAACGGGTTATTCTGTGCTGGATATGGTAAAAGCGTTTGAAACGGCAAACGACATCAAAGTACCTTATAAATTAGTTGATCGCCGTCCAGGGGATATTGCGGTTTGCTATTCTGAACCGTCTAAAGCGTTAAAAGAATTAGGTTGGAAAACCGAACGTGGTTTAGAGCAAATGATGAAAGATACTTGGAATTGGCAAAAAAATAACCCGAATGGTTATAAAGGCTAA
- a CDS encoding oligosaccharide flippase family protein: MKKVFFLLLLKAIGAGSSLLLGMAISRYFGVDVLGQYGLVTTYILILSLIANWGNYVHIIEFNQRTISPKFLGFWTLTSCLITVFSVWLFQFEFGLWYIGFVVLFYSFFYCKSSIFIVNQMQYLNTSIDDGLRYLLPLIFILVFSYFIEDVDFFWLYFYATFALFLFAACLTKKYVKNDAKSTAYHYKDLLQYGAIPTLSALFVLLNAQFDRIILSYFVDDKAVGIYVICYSFMALISYFSASVMAVVTPNIVNLYKQQEYTKLYSYTKKYTIFLCLFSFSIVAVSAVIGDFLFYLYGVENTYEGYVSLLILMLGISLSQIWGFGMTLASYTENKKILLKYQAIVFCISALLCVFLAHLYGIIGAAISTALGVNMIKALVWNYYRRENIKLGII, from the coding sequence ATGAAAAAAGTATTTTTCCTCCTTTTACTAAAAGCGATTGGTGCGGGATCATCATTACTGCTAGGTATGGCAATTTCCCGATATTTCGGGGTGGATGTGTTAGGTCAATATGGGTTAGTAACCACCTATATTTTGATCCTTTCATTAATTGCCAACTGGGGGAATTATGTTCACATTATTGAGTTTAACCAACGAACCATTAGCCCGAAATTCCTCGGTTTTTGGACATTAACTTCATGCTTGATTACCGTCTTTTCCGTTTGGCTGTTTCAGTTTGAATTCGGGCTTTGGTATATAGGATTTGTAGTGCTGTTCTACTCTTTTTTCTACTGTAAATCCTCGATTTTTATCGTAAACCAGATGCAGTATCTCAATACTTCGATTGATGACGGGTTACGTTATTTGTTACCACTAATTTTTATCTTGGTATTTAGCTATTTTATAGAAGACGTAGATTTCTTCTGGTTATATTTTTATGCCACTTTCGCACTCTTTTTATTTGCTGCGTGCTTAACGAAAAAATATGTAAAAAATGACGCGAAATCGACCGCTTATCACTATAAAGATTTGTTGCAATACGGTGCAATTCCTACATTATCGGCACTTTTCGTGCTACTGAATGCACAATTTGACCGTATCATTTTGTCTTACTTTGTTGATGATAAAGCCGTGGGGATCTATGTCATTTGTTACAGTTTTATGGCATTAATTTCTTACTTTTCCGCCTCGGTAATGGCGGTAGTAACACCAAATATCGTCAATTTATATAAACAACAGGAATATACGAAACTTTATAGCTACACTAAAAAATACACGATTTTCTTATGCTTATTTAGTTTCTCAATTGTCGCAGTAAGTGCGGTAATTGGTGATTTCTTGTTTTATCTTTACGGTGTTGAAAATACATACGAAGGATATGTTTCATTACTGATTTTAATGCTGGGAATATCACTTTCTCAAATATGGGGGTTTGGAATGACACTCGCCAGCTATACGGAAAATAAAAAGATATTATTGAAATATCAAGCCATTGTTTTCTGTATTAGCGCTCTCTTATGCGTATTCTTAGCTCATCTATACGGCATTATCGGAGCAGCAATTTCCACTGCACTAGGCGTTAATATGATTAAAGCCTTAGTGTGGAATTATTATCGAAGAGAAAATATTAAGCTTGGCATTATTTAG
- the mdh gene encoding malate dehydrogenase produces MKVALLGAAGGIGQTLALLLKLRLPAGTDLALYDISPVTPGIAVDISHIPTSVNAVGYSGEDPSEALKDANLVLLTAGVARKPGMTRADLFNINAGIIKNLVEKVAEVCPNACIGIVTNPVNTLVPIAAEVLRKAGVYDKRKLFGVTTLDVVRAKTFTSELKDKNVETVKVPVIGGHSGPTILPLLSQALAEGLPVSFSQEEIESLTYRIQNAGTEVVEAKAGGGSATLSMAESGARFAVAVFKALLGEDCVRYAYVESKEGSDYPEFFAHPVRFGLTGVEEILPIGKLSEYEQTKLNEIKPILKADIELGKNFVNS; encoded by the coding sequence ATGAAAGTTGCACTTTTAGGCGCTGCAGGTGGGATCGGGCAAACTCTTGCTCTCTTACTAAAACTTCGTTTACCTGCCGGAACGGATCTTGCGTTATATGACATTTCGCCGGTCACTCCAGGTATTGCGGTAGATATCAGTCACATTCCAACATCGGTAAATGCTGTCGGCTATTCAGGTGAAGATCCGAGTGAAGCACTTAAAGACGCTAATCTTGTCCTATTAACTGCGGGTGTTGCACGTAAACCGGGTATGACTCGTGCGGATCTCTTTAATATTAATGCGGGCATTATTAAAAACTTGGTTGAAAAAGTCGCTGAGGTTTGCCCGAATGCTTGTATCGGTATTGTTACAAACCCAGTAAACACACTTGTTCCAATTGCTGCTGAAGTATTACGTAAAGCTGGCGTATATGACAAACGTAAATTATTCGGTGTAACAACACTTGACGTTGTTCGTGCAAAAACATTTACGTCCGAATTAAAAGATAAAAATGTCGAAACGGTTAAAGTACCTGTTATCGGCGGTCACTCTGGTCCAACTATTCTGCCGTTACTTTCTCAGGCACTTGCGGAAGGACTTCCGGTTTCATTTAGCCAAGAAGAGATTGAGTCATTAACTTATCGTATCCAAAATGCCGGTACGGAAGTAGTGGAAGCAAAAGCTGGCGGTGGTTCCGCAACACTTTCAATGGCAGAATCAGGCGCACGTTTTGCGGTAGCAGTATTCAAAGCATTATTAGGTGAAGACTGCGTACGTTATGCTTATGTAGAAAGTAAAGAAGGTTCAGATTATCCGGAATTCTTTGCGCACCCAGTAAGATTCGGTTTAACAGGTGTAGAAGAAATTCTGCCAATCGGTAAATTAAGTGAATATGAACAAACAAAATTAAACGAAATTAAACCGATTCTTAAAGCGGATATTGAATTAGGGAAAAATTTTGTAAATTCATAA
- a CDS encoding polysaccharide pyruvyl transferase family protein — protein sequence MSNLHTIFKALSESQQGNIFYYPNGGNAGDALIDMGFYTLAQQFNLKFSLISQDKISQLKDNDIVLIGGGGCLVPEWNSTPNFLKALINLNLKLKLIILPHSIRGIDELISNLPEDSIIFCREKYSFEYCQNISNAKAVYLADDMAFCINPMQILTSNPHFKIKLTSKNIIRKILINFHRLRALFTSQINAMRTDKESNQNLNVKRSLANDLSLVASFGTDNYQASLYSAKQFLKLIDLYEEVKTDRLHVAVGAYLLNKKLSIYNNGYYKCKGVYEQSMSHSNNVTFIE from the coding sequence ATGTCTAATTTACATACTATTTTTAAAGCATTATCTGAATCTCAACAAGGAAACATTTTTTACTATCCTAATGGAGGGAATGCAGGTGATGCGTTGATAGATATGGGCTTTTATACTTTAGCACAACAATTTAACCTGAAGTTTTCTTTAATCTCTCAGGACAAAATCAGTCAATTAAAAGATAACGACATTGTATTAATTGGCGGTGGTGGTTGTTTAGTTCCTGAATGGAATTCAACTCCAAATTTTTTAAAAGCATTAATCAACTTAAACCTAAAGTTAAAATTAATTATTTTACCGCATTCTATTCGTGGCATTGATGAATTAATTTCAAATTTACCGGAAGATAGCATTATCTTTTGTCGAGAAAAATATAGTTTTGAATATTGTCAAAATATATCTAATGCTAAAGCCGTTTATCTGGCTGACGATATGGCATTTTGTATAAATCCAATGCAAATTTTGACAAGCAACCCTCATTTTAAAATTAAATTAACGAGTAAAAATATTATTCGTAAAATATTGATCAATTTCCACCGCTTACGTGCACTATTTACCTCTCAAATTAATGCTATGCGCACCGATAAAGAGAGCAACCAAAATTTAAATGTAAAAAGAAGCTTGGCTAATGACTTATCACTTGTTGCTAGTTTTGGAACTGACAATTATCAAGCTTCACTCTATAGCGCTAAACAATTTTTAAAACTCATTGATTTATACGAAGAAGTTAAAACCGATAGATTACATGTAGCAGTCGGTGCTTATCTGCTAAATAAAAAATTAAGCATTTATAACAATGGATACTATAAATGCAAGGGCGTATATGAACAAAGTATGTCCCACTCTAATAACGTGACATTTATTGAATAA